From the Jatrophihabitans endophyticus genome, one window contains:
- the alaS gene encoding alanine--tRNA ligase, which translates to MKSAEIRARFLGHFERNGHAVVPSAPLPFDDPNLLFVNAGMVQFVPYFVGQQTPPWPRATSVQKVIRTPDIDEVGKTTRHGTFFQMNGNFSFGDYFKSDAVRLAWELSTNPVEQGGFGLDGERIWATVYLDDDEAVDIWHSEIGLPLDRIVRKGMDDNFWSMGIPGPCGPCSELYYDRGPDYGIEGGPAVDEDRYMEFWNLVFMQNERGANTGPGKSDYPVLGELPRKNIDTGMGMERMATLLQGVDNMYEIDETRPVLDRAATLAGKVYGAHSGHAASESHPDDVRLRIVADHVRTALMLIGDGVTPANEGRGYVLRRIMRRAIRAMRLLGVQEPVLPELLPVSRDAMAPSYPELATDFGRIEMIAYAEEDTFLRTLASGTTILDTAVAQTKAQGGAQLSGTSAFQLHDTYGFPIDLTLEMAAEQGLTVDQEGFRTLMAEQRQRAKADSRSKKTAHADLSVFRTLRDQGETPFTGYEELETETTVRGLVRDGALVPAAQQGESVEVVLDRTPFYAESGGQIADEGVIRVGDATLQVLDVQKAVKGLIVHRAVVASGEVVSGAGAVASVDPEWRTSARQAHSGTHIVHAALRHVLGPSALQSGSYNKPGYLRLDFAWGRALDAATRADIEDVANQALRRDLPVGVQYVSLAQARELGALALFGETYDEIVRVVEIGGAWSRELCGGTHVAHASQVGTITLLGESSVGSGLRRVEAYVGIEAMRHLATERALVAGLADTLKVPADQVPDRVAALVERLRVAERELGRLKAAAVLSSAGELAAGAESVVTARGAVQLVAAAAAAGVAGNDLRSLALDVRNRLAHGEAGVVLLASPDEKGGAAFVAAVNDAGQQAGLRAGDLVKAFAPVLGARGGGKADVAQGAGGDAGKLTDALAVARAYVADPA; encoded by the coding sequence GTGAAATCCGCCGAGATCCGGGCCCGGTTCCTCGGGCATTTCGAGCGCAACGGCCATGCCGTCGTGCCGAGCGCCCCGTTGCCGTTCGACGACCCCAACCTGTTGTTCGTCAACGCGGGCATGGTGCAGTTCGTCCCCTACTTCGTGGGTCAGCAGACTCCGCCGTGGCCGCGGGCGACGAGCGTGCAGAAGGTGATCCGCACGCCGGACATCGACGAGGTGGGCAAGACCACCCGGCACGGCACGTTCTTCCAGATGAACGGCAACTTCAGCTTCGGCGACTACTTCAAGTCCGACGCCGTCCGGCTGGCGTGGGAGCTATCCACCAACCCGGTCGAGCAGGGCGGTTTCGGCCTCGACGGCGAGCGCATCTGGGCCACCGTCTACCTCGACGACGACGAGGCCGTCGACATCTGGCACTCGGAGATCGGGCTGCCGCTCGATCGCATCGTGCGCAAGGGCATGGACGACAACTTCTGGTCGATGGGCATCCCCGGCCCGTGCGGGCCGTGCAGCGAGCTGTACTACGACCGCGGCCCCGACTACGGGATCGAGGGCGGCCCCGCGGTCGACGAGGACCGCTACATGGAGTTCTGGAACCTCGTCTTCATGCAGAACGAGCGCGGCGCCAACACCGGGCCGGGCAAGTCCGACTACCCGGTGCTGGGCGAGCTGCCGCGCAAGAACATCGACACCGGCATGGGCATGGAGCGCATGGCCACGCTGCTGCAGGGCGTCGACAACATGTACGAGATCGACGAGACCCGTCCCGTCCTGGACCGCGCGGCGACGCTCGCGGGCAAGGTGTACGGCGCACACTCGGGTCACGCGGCCAGCGAGTCGCACCCCGACGACGTCCGCCTGCGCATCGTCGCCGACCACGTCCGCACCGCGCTCATGCTCATCGGCGACGGCGTCACCCCCGCCAACGAGGGCCGCGGCTACGTGCTCCGACGCATCATGCGCCGCGCGATCCGGGCGATGCGCCTGCTGGGCGTGCAGGAGCCGGTGCTGCCCGAGCTGCTGCCGGTCTCGCGGGATGCGATGGCGCCGTCCTACCCGGAGCTCGCGACCGACTTCGGGCGCATCGAGATGATCGCCTACGCCGAGGAGGACACCTTCCTGCGCACGCTCGCGTCGGGGACGACGATCCTCGACACCGCGGTCGCGCAGACGAAGGCGCAGGGCGGCGCGCAGCTGTCGGGGACGAGCGCGTTCCAGCTGCACGACACCTACGGCTTCCCGATCGACCTCACCCTCGAGATGGCCGCCGAGCAGGGGCTGACGGTCGACCAGGAGGGCTTCCGCACGCTGATGGCCGAGCAGCGGCAGCGTGCCAAGGCCGACTCCCGCAGCAAGAAGACCGCCCACGCCGACCTCTCCGTCTTCCGCACGCTGCGCGACCAGGGCGAGACGCCGTTCACCGGCTACGAGGAGCTCGAGACCGAGACGACGGTGCGCGGGCTCGTCCGCGACGGCGCGCTCGTCCCGGCCGCGCAGCAGGGGGAGAGCGTCGAGGTCGTGCTCGATCGCACGCCGTTCTACGCCGAGTCCGGCGGTCAGATCGCCGACGAGGGCGTCATCCGGGTCGGCGACGCGACGCTGCAGGTCCTCGACGTGCAGAAGGCGGTCAAGGGCCTGATCGTGCACCGGGCCGTGGTGGCGTCCGGCGAGGTCGTCAGCGGCGCCGGCGCCGTCGCGTCGGTCGACCCGGAGTGGCGGACCTCGGCGCGCCAGGCGCACTCGGGGACCCACATCGTCCACGCGGCGCTGCGTCACGTCCTCGGCCCGTCCGCGCTGCAGAGCGGCTCGTACAACAAGCCCGGGTACCTGCGGCTGGACTTCGCCTGGGGCCGCGCGCTCGACGCCGCCACCCGCGCCGACATCGAGGACGTCGCGAACCAAGCGCTGCGTCGCGACCTGCCCGTCGGCGTGCAGTACGTCTCGCTGGCGCAGGCGCGCGAGCTGGGCGCGCTGGCGCTGTTCGGCGAGACCTACGACGAGATCGTCCGCGTCGTCGAGATCGGCGGGGCGTGGTCGCGCGAGCTCTGCGGCGGGACGCACGTCGCGCACGCCTCGCAGGTCGGCACGATCACGCTGCTCGGCGAGTCCTCCGTCGGCTCCGGCCTGCGCCGGGTCGAGGCGTACGTCGGCATCGAGGCCATGCGTCACCTCGCCACCGAACGAGCCCTCGTGGCCGGGCTGGCCGACACCCTCAAGGTCCCGGCCGACCAGGTGCCCGACCGGGTCGCCGCGCTCGTGGAGCGGCTGCGGGTCGCCGAACGCGAGCTGGGCCGGCTCAAGGCCGCCGCGGTGCTGTCGAGCGCCGGAGAGCTCGCCGCGGGCGCCGAGTCGGTGGTCACCGCCCGCGGTGCGGTCCAGCTCGTCGCGGCCGCGGCGGCGGCCGGGGTGGCCGGCAACGACCTGCGCTCGCTGGCGTTGGACGTGCGCAACCGGTTGGCTCATGGCGAGGCCGGCGTCGTGCTGCTCGCGTCGCCCGACGAGAAGGGCGGCGCCGCCTTCGTCGCCGCGGTCAACGACGCCGGGCAGCAGGCCGGTCTGCGCGCCGGTGACCTCGTCAAGGCGTTCGCGCCCGTCCTGGGTGCCCGCGGCGGCGGCAAGGCCGACGTCGCCCAGGGGGCCGGGGGCGACGCCGGCAAGCTGACCGACGCGCTCGCCGTCGCCCGCGCGTACGTCGCCGACCCGGCGTGA
- the ruvX gene encoding Holliday junction resolvase RuvX → MTPPTPSGPGAVGRDTPGVWFGVDVGTVRVGVARSDPGGVLAVPVTTLARDARTDHDIAELAGLVAEYEAVGVVIGLPRTLAGREGRSAGMAREYGDALEPRVAPVPVTYLDERLTTVSATRKLAESGVRGRAGRAVIDQAAAVELLQHWLDTGAR, encoded by the coding sequence GTGACCCCGCCGACGCCGTCCGGACCGGGCGCGGTCGGCCGCGACACGCCCGGCGTCTGGTTCGGCGTCGACGTCGGCACGGTGCGCGTCGGCGTGGCCCGCAGCGACCCCGGCGGCGTCCTCGCGGTGCCCGTGACGACGCTCGCCCGCGACGCCCGCACCGACCACGACATCGCCGAACTCGCGGGGCTGGTGGCCGAGTACGAGGCCGTCGGCGTCGTCATCGGACTGCCCCGCACCCTCGCCGGACGGGAGGGGCGTTCGGCCGGCATGGCCCGCGAGTACGGCGACGCGCTCGAGCCGCGGGTCGCCCCCGTCCCGGTGACCTACCTGGACGAGCGGCTGACCACCGTGTCGGCGACGCGTAAACTCGCCGAGAGCGGGGTGCGAGGCCGCGCCGGACGCGCCGTCATCGATCAAGCGGCCGCAGTCGAACTGCTGCAACACTGGCTCGACACCGGTGCCCGGTGA
- the mltG gene encoding endolytic transglycosylase MltG: MARRDRESVYDSDTHDLLFGPGADRDEFDDQDPHDGGHDDDSHDDEIGDAGHHRPTPRAAHRPGSRSARRSADRDRRRRRAIAVLATLLVLVLAAGVYFVALPIYHYLSPDDYDGAGSGSVVVTVHANDGSSQIGQTLEKAGVVGSERAFADAAEDDDRAQNIQPGSYRLRRHMSADSALALLLDPASKVSSGTVVTEGATVVDVEKRLVAKACAAGGAAASGCGPGMSAAAVTKALTDVKALGIPTDYLPKGKDPASVEGFLFPATYTFDEETQPTEALQQMVGKFTDVVRSSGFSAKAKELGLSPYQALIVASIAQAEAKFAEDFPRVARVILNRIAADRPLQVDATSAYAAKLKGLDPTEEIYAQTQGPFNTYRNAGLPPTPIGNPGSEALAGAVAPAAGKWLFYVNKDAAGHLGFYDDEKSFTRAQQKCHDAGWGCAAP, from the coding sequence GTGGCGCGACGCGATCGCGAGTCGGTCTACGACTCCGACACGCACGACCTGCTCTTCGGTCCGGGTGCCGACCGGGACGAGTTCGACGACCAGGACCCCCACGACGGCGGCCATGACGACGACAGCCATGACGACGAGATCGGCGACGCCGGTCACCATCGACCGACGCCCCGGGCCGCGCACCGGCCGGGCTCGCGCAGCGCGCGGCGCAGCGCCGACCGAGACCGTCGCCGGCGCCGTGCGATCGCGGTGCTGGCGACGCTGCTGGTCCTCGTCCTCGCCGCGGGCGTGTACTTCGTCGCGCTGCCGATCTATCACTACCTGAGCCCCGACGACTACGACGGCGCGGGCTCGGGCTCGGTCGTGGTCACCGTGCACGCCAACGACGGCTCCTCGCAGATCGGGCAGACGCTGGAGAAGGCGGGCGTCGTCGGCAGCGAGCGTGCCTTCGCCGACGCCGCCGAGGACGACGACCGCGCCCAGAACATCCAGCCCGGCTCCTACCGGCTGCGGCGGCACATGTCGGCCGACAGCGCGCTGGCCCTGCTGCTCGATCCCGCGTCCAAGGTGAGCTCGGGGACGGTCGTCACCGAGGGCGCCACCGTCGTCGACGTCGAGAAGCGGTTGGTGGCCAAGGCCTGCGCGGCTGGCGGCGCCGCGGCGTCCGGGTGCGGCCCGGGGATGTCCGCGGCCGCCGTCACGAAGGCGCTGACCGACGTCAAGGCCCTCGGCATCCCCACCGACTACCTGCCCAAAGGCAAGGACCCGGCCTCGGTCGAGGGGTTCCTGTTCCCCGCCACGTACACCTTCGACGAGGAGACCCAGCCGACCGAGGCCCTGCAGCAGATGGTCGGCAAGTTCACCGACGTCGTGCGCAGCAGCGGGTTCTCGGCCAAGGCCAAGGAGCTCGGCCTCTCGCCGTACCAGGCGCTGATCGTCGCCTCGATCGCGCAGGCCGAGGCCAAGTTCGCCGAGGACTTCCCGCGGGTCGCGCGCGTCATCCTCAACCGCATCGCGGCCGACCGGCCGCTGCAGGTCGACGCGACGAGCGCGTACGCCGCCAAGCTCAAGGGGCTGGACCCGACCGAGGAGATCTACGCCCAGACCCAGGGGCCGTTCAACACCTACCGCAACGCCGGGCTGCCGCCGACGCCCATCGGCAACCCGGGGAGCGAGGCCCTCGCCGGCGCCGTCGCCCCGGCCGCGGGCAAGTGGCTGTTCTACGTCAACAAGGACGCCGCCGGCCACCTCGGCTTCTACGACGACGAGAAGTCGTTCACCCGGGCGCAGCAGAAGTGCCACGACGCGGGCTGGGGCTGCGCGGCGCCATGA
- a CDS encoding shikimate dehydrogenase: MTRAGVLGRPIAHSLSPALHRAAYGALGLAWTYEAIDCGVADLPAVLAARHDWRGFSCTMPLKHAVLAAAAEVRPVAAAVGSANTLLPGAAGWIAENTDVDGVLGAWDEAGIVPLEVTVLGAGGTAQAVVAALARRGVDRCTALVRDRARAADLLATGERLGVAVRTARLDVDAPALAAPLVVSTLPAGAADAVARRRWDAGQALLDVVYAPWPTALARAAAGAGATVVGGAAMLLHQAARQVELMTGRPAPLPAMRDALPVPADRPPPADSGLRSNDARQHHTTRGGAP, translated from the coding sequence ATGACCCGAGCGGGAGTGCTCGGCCGCCCCATCGCCCACTCGCTCTCGCCCGCCCTGCACCGGGCCGCCTACGGTGCGCTGGGGCTGGCGTGGACGTACGAGGCGATCGACTGCGGGGTCGCCGACCTGCCCGCCGTGCTCGCCGCGCGCCACGACTGGCGGGGCTTCTCGTGCACCATGCCGCTGAAGCACGCCGTGCTCGCGGCGGCGGCCGAGGTGCGACCCGTCGCCGCGGCGGTGGGCTCGGCCAACACGCTGCTGCCCGGCGCGGCCGGCTGGATCGCCGAGAACACCGACGTCGACGGCGTGCTCGGGGCATGGGACGAGGCGGGGATCGTGCCGCTCGAGGTCACCGTCCTCGGCGCCGGTGGCACCGCACAGGCGGTGGTGGCGGCGCTCGCCCGCCGCGGCGTCGACCGGTGCACGGCCCTGGTGCGCGACCGCGCACGGGCGGCGGACCTGCTCGCGACCGGCGAACGGCTCGGCGTCGCCGTCCGCACCGCCCGGCTCGACGTCGACGCCCCGGCGCTGGCCGCCCCGCTGGTCGTGTCGACGCTGCCCGCCGGTGCCGCCGATGCCGTCGCCCGTCGGCGGTGGGACGCGGGGCAGGCACTGCTGGACGTCGTGTACGCCCCGTGGCCGACGGCGCTGGCCCGGGCCGCGGCCGGGGCGGGCGCCACCGTGGTGGGGGGCGCGGCGATGCTGCTGCACCAGGCCGCCCGGCAGGTCGAGCTGATGACCGGCCGGCCCGCGCCGCTGCCCGCCATGCGCGATGCGTTGCCGGTGCCCGCGGACCGACCCCCACCGGCGGATTCCGGATTACGCTCGAACGATGCCCGTCAGCACCACACGACGCGCGGTGGTGCGCCGTAA